The Variovorax sp. PMC12 genome segment CGGCCTGCAGCTCAGCTGGACCGAGTACGTGGGCGACGAGCCCGCGCGCATCACCGCCGCGCTGCAGCGGGCCTTTGCCTCCGGCGACATCGTCTTCTCGACCGGCGGCATCGGCGCCACGCCCGACGACCACACCCGCCAGTGCGCCGCCAAGGCCCTGGGCGTGCCGCTGGCGCTGCACCCCGAGGCAGAACTGCTGATCCGCGAGCGCATGCAGGACACCGCGCGCGAGCAGGGCGTGCCCTACGAGCCCGACCGCGCCGACAACGTGCACCGGCTCAACATGGGCGTGTTCCCGCAGGGCGCCACGCTCATCCTCAATCCGTACAACAAGATCCCCGGCTTCAGCGTCGGCCACGTGCATTTCGTGCCGGGCTTCCCGGTCATGGCCTGGCCGATGATCGAGTCCGTGCTCGACGCCCGCTATGCCGACCTGTTCACCCGCAACGCGGTCGCCGAGAAGTCGGTGATCGTTTTCGGTGCCATGGAAGCCACCCTGACACCGCTGATGCAGGCCATCGAAGACACGCACACCGGCGTCAAGGTGTTCAGCCTGCCCAGCGTCGACCACCCCCAGTACGGGCGGCACATCGAGCTGGGCGTCAAGGGCGACCCTGCCCGGCTCGATGCTGCCTATGCCCAGCTGATCGAAGGCCTGCACACCTTTGA includes the following:
- a CDS encoding competence/damage-inducible protein A, with the protein product MTRAFGLIVVGDEILSGKRADKHMAKVIELLAARGLQLSWTEYVGDEPARITAALQRAFASGDIVFSTGGIGATPDDHTRQCAAKALGVPLALHPEAELLIRERMQDTAREQGVPYEPDRADNVHRLNMGVFPQGATLILNPYNKIPGFSVGHVHFVPGFPVMAWPMIESVLDARYADLFTRNAVAEKSVIVFGAMEATLTPLMQAIEDTHTGVKVFSLPSVDHPQYGRHIELGVKGDPARLDAAYAQLIEGLHTFDAKLGPELVR